The genomic window agaacatgcaaactctgtgcacaccaggtggaggcaggatttgaacccccaaccctggaggtgcggggtaaacgtgctaaccactaagccaccgtgtccccCCCCCAAACAATGCACCAATGACACAATTTAATATTTTGCAATGACACATTTAATGAACATTGAATTTTTCCAACTGTTCAGATATGAAATTACAactcaaatatttatataagtatttaGTCTCCCACACAGTAAACAGGAtgagacacatttttaaatatgggGGAAATTCTTAGATTAACTGCATCTCATTTCTACACAATAGAAGTATATGGAAAAGAGTTTTCCATGCAATATAACTGCAGATTTCAAATCCCTATTATTACTATGACTGTATGCTTTTGGGATACATTGTTAACATGTTGGTAATGTCATAAGTACTTTTAGCATTTGATCAATAAGGGCTTTTCATTGCAATTTAATTACAATTGAAATAGATCATCATAGAATTCCTTAACAAGAACTGCCAAAAATCTCTGCTTGGTTTGGAATTCGAATCCTTCATGACATTTTCAGTGCTGaacagtttgttttattttattttatttacaaccaGAAAAGCTACACTTTTTACAGTCTCTCTGTCTACACCCATAGACTATAACCTTTATGTACATGCATAGTTAGTTCCTTTTTCGTTCTCATGAGCCACATGAAACAATGCAAACTTTCAACCCTTTATCCGGATTCTCTCATAGACAAGCCACTTGCTGCAATTCTTTTGAAAAGGCAAAAATGTTAAGAGCTCAATTAAAAACCTTAACACTACGTAGTatctacattttattatttctatttctattatttCATAATTTCTCTGTGCAACCCTCAGACTTAAAAACTCTATTCAAAACTTCAACAAATTCAGTGAAGAAGGAAGGCGAAAGGCACGGtcagtacaacaacaacaacaacaacaaaaaactgtaTGTACAGCAGTTTCATCaaaactgcattaaaaacactcTCACAAAGTTACTGCTGGTGAAGTTTTGGACACAACAGAAAAATCACAACGATACATAATTACGCGTCATCGACTTAAGAaaatcaggaaataaaacatgtcGTGCTATTTACCTGCATGTagatcagaaaaacaaaacaatgaaaatgCAGACTCGAAATCCTTACCTCATAGACGATGGCTCTGCTTATTGCTCtagaacgaatgaatgaatgaataaagccAAATTGTGATCATTTTGCTTGTGTTTCAATAAGGAACCtccacttttctctctctttcttgaagttaataataaaaacaaaaacaaaccaaaaaaaaaaaaaaaaaaaacactccagagtcatgttaccgagaaaccgtcctgaagacttttcactgacactggagactccttcccaaataaaagctaaacaaacatctaaaaaaaaaacaaaaaaaaacaaaaaaaaaccccaatacactcaataaacataaaactatacaagtccctgtgtaagctgttagtatagaaatgataaagtcctagaacaagtgcattcaCGTAAACCAGCGTTCTGAAGTACAACAggaattactgtcagagctgctgttatggaaagttaatcaacacctaCAGACCAATGAGAATGGGGAATTTAACAGGACTATTTAGTTTTGGTACAGTGAGACATTGTTGCTGGAGAAAATCTGATCGTTGTATTGAttagtacattttgtttgtgtgaaatAAATCAGTGTTGAATATAATGCTATAGAAACTGCTGATTAGAGCAGGTTTATAAATGACTTTTTGGCTGAAACTTTGCTAGCAAAACCTAAATATCGTGCGACCTGATTGTGCCTATAAGTACTGTGATATGAGATCATATTTACCGCATTACCCACCCCTAAAGTACACACCAGTACATACTCACAGCATGGCTTTAGAAAACGAGGCGACATCCCAACAACAAGTACTGAGACAGTGAGATTCTAAAAACCAGCCTCAACCGTCCTCGCTCGAGTGGTCCGAATCATCCCAGTACACTTCCTCCCATGATGCTTTGGCTCGGTCTGCATTGGTGCGAGCCTGCGGGAGTGCGTTTCTAGGCATCAAGGCCATGCAGGCAGACAGGCCCGACACTCGGCTATCTAGAGCAACGCCAGTCTCCCAGCGGTCATGCTCAGGATCGTATATGTGCACATACTTCATGCGGCTGCCTTTGTCATGTGACCTCCCACCCAGCACGTAGATCCGCCCGTCTAACACGGCCACGCCTGGCTCGCCATGCCCTTCCGGGAGAGGACACACCACAGACCAGGAATCTTCAGCCGGGTTATAGCAAGCCACCTGCAGGAATGTGAAAAGTATTACCATCTTGTTCAGAGAGCAcaataaaatgtcttttgttAGGGGGCTCATTTCCATATTTCAGCTTTCTGCCATATTGTGACTAGATTTGATCGAATCGATTTTATCAAGCGTACTTTCCGATGTCAGTAGAAAGATTTTGAACATCTGGAATTTCTTATGTCTTATTATAGTTTAACCACTTTTATTGCCACAGAATTTAATTGCTCGCTCTCAGATCctgattttcttcattcattgTTATTACATTGAAAGTCATAACCGCACATGTAAGTCCGAaagtcagggaaaaaaaaaatacagaaaaaaaaatatatgaccGGCCAACAATGAGAACGTACAGTTCAAGTCTTACTGGACTGAATAagtatggttttattttattttgtcagaCGACGTAAATGCAAAACCGACGTGTTTTCTTTGGCGTGGATGTGAGCACATTTGTGTCTGTCATCACCGATGGGGCTCTGTTTATGATGGGACAACACTAGGCTAGCTTCCGTTAACCCAGCACTCACGCCATTTCACCGTACCGTTCCCAAAGCAATGCTGAGCACTAAACCGTgtgggagagtgagagatgttgtatgagagacaccagacccaacaacaaagacgagctgaaggccgctatcaaagcaacctgggcttccagaacacctcagcagtgccacaggctgattgcctccatgccacgccgcattgatgcggAAAtccatgcaaaaggattaaagcctcGACtgagtattgagtgcataaattaacatacgtttcagaaggtcgacatttctgtattataaattctttactcttatattttgagatactggatttttgatttccatgagccgtaatcatcaagattaaaacaacaaaaaggcttgaaatatttcactttatgtgtaatgaatctagaatacattcattaaattacggaaaaaaatgaacttttccaccatattaaatttttttgagatgcacctgtaatgtGCCTGTTAATGTATACTAGCCTTCAGAACGTCCCGTCTGTAGCCGCAGCCGTCATTGCTTCCACCGATGACGTAAGCACGCCCTCCGTACACCGCCATCCCGTGCCAAGCTCGCTCCACAGGGCCCTCAGCGCACGCACTCCACGCGTTGGCACGAGGGTCGTAGCAGTAGGTCTCCTTCAAGTAGTCCATCCCTCGCCGGCCACACGTGACGTAGATCTTCCCATCAATCACTGCTCCAGCATGGGCGTACACCTAGAGGAAACGAGTGACATCCACAATCCGTAAACTACATCATTGAGTATTAAAGTAAATCTTTCATTAGGTCACACGAGTTTACAAAGACGTGCCTGCAGTGGCATGATACACAGATAGCAGGCGTCACACACGTGTAGTTGCAACAAATTCATGGTTACCTCATGTTTGAGTGGAGTCACATAGTCCCAGGTGTTCGTTTGGGGATTGTAGCGCTCCACACAGTCCAGCTCGATGCTGTAGTCACGACCTCCGATGGCGTAGATGTAGCCGTccacgacacacacacagtgatcaGCATGCTGGTGCTGAAGAGGTGCAATATCACACCAGGTGTTGTGTCGAGGATCATATCTGGTAAAGTAAGCCACCCTCAGGATGTCACAAACACTTAAACAGCAGACAGTGAAGACTATTCAGCCACAATGTGCCATTATGAACGTGTTTTATAGACTCGTCCGAACACACACCCTGCTTTTACATTACTGCAATAACACTGACATATTAGAGTAGTCTGGCTGAACCTTGACCTTAAGCCTTGTCAAGAAGAGGTCATAATGATTTCATTATAAACTTTTATGAATGCATAAATTGTTCTAAACTGCTGTTGTTACTTGCTCACCTCCAGCACCGTGACTCAGCTCTGAACCCGCTTGTGTTGTTGTCTCCGCCCACCAAGAAAACAAAGTTATTCAGCAGAGCGATGCCCATGTTGGACATGCGGGGTGCGCCGTCCGCCCTGAGGTTGCGCCACTCCCCCCAGGACGGGTGGAACACCTGGAAGCGTTTGTCATTGTCGGCCAGCACGCCGGACGAGAACATGCCTCCGAACCCCAGAATGCAGTGGCAGTTGGAGCGTAACTGGCTCATCGGGCTCTGCATGACTGGCTGCCAAAGTGTGTTGTTGTGGTAGCGCAGGGCAAAGGAGACGATGTTACGCAGCTCGCATGGCTCCAGGCGGGTATAGAGGCGCTGCAGGGCGGCTTGCTCCATGAGACAGAAACGCACAGCTTCCATCAAGTGCATGGGCTcctaaacacaaataaaaaataaaaaaagttttatttgtctttcatGTTGCCTATACAACACttctaaaatataaattaactaTCATGtaataacagcacagctcagGCTGCACAACCACAGACATATACAAGAGGTTTTGTGTTTtccttgttgtttttcttcatcacTATGTTGTTTCTCTACCATCACAATGCCTTAGGAGTACAACTGTGAAACTCTGTACAAAACTGGACTAATCTGCCTACAACATTATGGTATAATACAAACCTTGACCATCTTGCAACCACAGCAGTGGCTAGGACTCACGCTAGGACTCACGCTACtcagttaaaaaataaacataccaCATGACAACACTAcatcattttctttatatttactttgtaataattaaATGAGTTAATTAACACGCCAGTTAAAATGCACAGTTCCTTCATCTCGAGGTATAGaccttttaattaaaatgttatcaTGGGGATGGGAGACATACTGACACTGCCATTGATGGCAATTTGGCAAGCAAAATAGTACCGTACCATTCCCACTAGCCAATCACTGACTTGTTGATGTTTACTTCAAGTCTCTTTGCAGTTTACACTGGAGCATGCAGTTCTCTCGTCTGCTTGTTTTAGTCCAGTTGTCAAATAACCAAATTtggacaaaatattatatttgttaagGAACATAGAATGAACAGGGCCTTGGTTCTTAATATCTAATGCATTCTGTTCGTTCTTAGTGTGCATGGAGCAGCGTGTCTCACCTGCAGGCACACTTGTTCCTTCTCCACCTGCTCAGGGCTGTAGTAATAGTGCAGTGCTGCCTCGAACACCTCGCTCTCAGAGCTCACCTCCAGCTCATCGCTCAACAGCACTTGCAGCACCTTCTCAGCCGGCAGCTGGCGATATACAGGCGTGCGTGAGAAGGTCTGGATGTTCTTCAAGAGGTATGAGCACACCTTCTCACCGAGCTGCTCCAGCCCGTAGGCGTCGGCCAGCTTCTCCACCTCCAGGACGTTATCGTTGTCCAGCCAGGAGAAGAGGAACTCACAGCAGAAGCCAATCACATCCTGGACCTGAAGGAAaggaagtgaaag from Ictalurus furcatus strain D&B chromosome 5, Billie_1.0, whole genome shotgun sequence includes these protein-coding regions:
- the klhl22 gene encoding kelch-like protein 22 — translated: MTDEIDSAPAGSGPVGRCVKQKYRSSKHSQGLMDGLLALREGGILFDVVLLVEGKPVEAHRILLAASCDYFRGMFAGGLREMQQTEVTIHGVTHTAMTKLLDFIYTSELELELDTVQEVLCAATLLQVQDVIGFCCEFLFSWLDNDNVLEVEKLADAYGLEQLGEKVCSYLLKNIQTFSRTPVYRQLPAEKVLQVLLSDELEVSSESEVFEAALHYYYSPEQVEKEQVCLQEPMHLMEAVRFCLMEQAALQRLYTRLEPCELRNIVSFALRYHNNTLWQPVMQSPMSQLRSNCHCILGFGGMFSSGVLADNDKRFQVFHPSWGEWRNLRADGAPRMSNMGIALLNNFVFLVGGDNNTSGFRAESRCWRYDPRHNTWCDIAPLQHQHADHCVCVVDGYIYAIGGRDYSIELDCVERYNPQTNTWDYVTPLKHEVYAHAGAVIDGKIYVTCGRRGMDYLKETYCYDPRANAWSACAEGPVERAWHGMAVYGGRAYVIGGSNDGCGYRRDVLKVACYNPAEDSWSVVCPLPEGHGEPGVAVLDGRIYVLGGRSHDKGSRMKYVHIYDPEHDRWETGVALDSRVSGLSACMALMPRNALPQARTNADRAKASWEEVYWDDSDHSSEDG